The DNA window CTTTGCAACAAATCCCAGGAGATAGTCCTGACCAGACGGCGGAACGACAGAACCGGACAATAGAGGAGAGCGAAGACAATTGTCCGGCACTCGGTTTCGTTCCTGAATACGTTAGCGTCTGCAAACCCGAAACCATAAAGTGGGGAAAGCGGATCGACGGAAGCGAGATTGTTTTGCAGACTTCAGTCATCACGGATGCTTATAATGAGATTGTGACCTggagaaaaaatgttttcctcGTCCCCTATGGTAAAACGGGAAGAGACTTTATAGATCAAGTTACGTCGCATATTAACGACTGGAATAATGGTGCTAACTGTCAACACATAGCGCTGAAAGCTGCATTTTTGCTCCTTGCGGTGGGCCTTCAAAAGCCTAGTCCCAAGTCCAAAGCCAAAGAGCACCAGGAGCTGTTGTCACTGTTGGTGGCGTTCTATCGCTGACCGATGAAGTTATGACGCAACTACAGCTAAAACACCCCAATCCTCAACCAGCTAAATCGGGCTCACTCCTGTTTGGGCCGATTGACGACGAGTTTCCCGAATCAGTTTACTCTGGGATTAACGGTGAAATGGTCAGACAAGGTGCTTTAAGAACGAAAGGTTCTGGGGGTCCCTGTGGTGTTGACGCGAACGGCTTCAGACGAATGCTAGCTTGCAAATCGTTCAAACAGTCATCGACGAAGCTGTGTGAGGCGATAGCTTCAATGGCAAAGACTTTATGCACTCAATATATCGATCCTTCGACCATAGAGCCATTAGTGGCGAGTCGCCTCATCCCTTTAGATAAAGGAGAAGGTGCTGTGAGGCCAATAGGAGTTGGAGAGGTGATCAGGCGGATATGCGGGAAGTGCGTCATGAACATAGCCAAGCGGGATGTTGTCGAGGCAAGTGGCTCGTTACAATTATGCGCGGGACAGAAATCAGGGAGCGAGGCTGCAATACACGCTATGCATAGAATCTTCGAAGCAGATGACACCGACGCGGTTCTGTTGGTAGATGCGTCTAATGCATTTAGTGCCCTTAATAGGGCAGCGGCTCTACACAACATCCGCGTTCTCTGTCCTGTCATTGCAGTTTACACCATAAACACCTATCGTCATTCTGCCCGGTTATTTATCACCGGTGGCAAAGAGATAACATCAGCCGAGGGAACAACTCAAGGCGACCCACTCGCTATGGCACTATATGCTCTCAGCATCCAGCCCTTGATAACTAGTCTACAAGCCATGTCGGATGCAAAGCAATGCTGGTTTGCAGATGATGCTAGTGGAGCTGGCACTATCTCAGAAATTAAGCAATGGTGGGATGGTCTCAATACATTAGGTCCAGACATCGGTTACTTTCCAAACGCTAAAAAGTGCTGGATTATCGCAAAGCCAGAAAAGGAGGCACTTGTCAGAGAAGCTTTTAAAGATACAGTCATCAACATGACAGTAGAGGGGCAGAAGCATCTTGGAGCTGTGATAGGCTTAAGAGATTATCTGCAGGAGTATGTAAACGAGAAAGTAACCAGCTGGGTCAATGAAGTTGCTCAGCTTGTTGAATTTGCACGGGCTCAACCGCAGACCAGCTATGCCGCCTACACGTTTGGGTTAAAACATCGTTGGACATACTTCCTAAGAACTCTCCATGATATCCAAGATCTTCTAGAGCCACTTGAAGAGGCTATTTACCAGGTCCTTATACCAGCAATTGTAGAGCGCAAGTGTAGCAAACTAGATAGAGATGTTCTAGCACTACCAGTGCGCCTAGGCGGCCTTGGCTTGAGCAACCCATGTCACGAGGCGGCACGCGAACATGCCTCGTCTATTCAGGTGACATCTCCTCTCGTCGAACATATCGTGGCTCAAACTCATCAACTACCCGACGAGTCCCTCATGGAGTCTGGGCGTCTTGCTGTCAAACGCGGAAGAGCTGAAGAACTTTCAGGGATTGCAGAGAACCTAAAACAAATTGTTCCACGGAAGACCAAGCGAGCTCTAGAACTAGCGCAAGAAAAAGGCTCCTCTGTATGGCTCACAGTTCTTCCACTTCAAGAACAGGGTTTCAACCTCAGCAAGAGAGAGTTTCGCGATGCTGTTAAGTGACGCTATGATTGGCCGTTTCATGACATTCCATCAATATGTGCATGTGgagaaaacttcacagtagACCACGCAATGATTTGCAAACGAGGGGGCTTTGTAATCCAACGTCATAACGAGTTGAGAGACCTCGAGGCCGACCTTTTGAGTATGGTATGTAGCGAAGTCGAGGTGAAGAACAGCTCAGTAGAGGGTCCAATAGAGCACATGACGCAAGATTGAACATTCGGGCGCGTGGCTTTTGGGATCCACAGAGCTCGGCATTCTTTGATGTGAGAGTTTGCCACCCTAATGCCGAGTCTTACAAGGACCAGGAGCCACAGGAGATCTATCGCATCCATGAAAACGACAAGAAGCGGTTGTACTCAAGGAGAGTGTTGGATGTTGAGCATGGCTCGTTCACGCCGCTTGTATTCACAACTACTGGAGGGATGGGGATGGAATGCATAAGATACCATAGTCGACTGGCTGAGCTGATAGCCGCCAAGAAAGGAGAACAATACTCGCAAACAATTTCCTGGATCCGAGCAAGGACATCCTTTGCGCTCCTTCGGTCGGCCCTGGTTTGCCTTCGAGGATCGCGGGTGAAGCGCCGTGCCGCGTTTGATTACAACAATTGCGATATTGAAATCGCAGCTGCCGAAGGAGCCATTGACattgtttagtgttttttttagtAGCTTTTGTATAACAGGGTTTTGGATTTGCCATTGGCAtttcgctttcttttttttttttttaagatagttttagatactttttgcttccaattcttactttttaatatttcttgtaaaattttagaaatgaaactgttattattagttattaataagacagtttatttttaattgcacataattcaattttcaagaacttccttttatttttttggatgtaatctttttttagttttacttggcaaataaagattattttctttttaaaaaaatattattattattattattattattattgttagcgtaactattacaaaattctcgaaCCTGATTGGTTCTGTGGGCGCCTATATGTCGCGTAACTGGCGCACGATCTCGTGGGTGTCCAATTGCAAGTAtccaatttgaacaactccAAATTGGATACCTCTAATTGGACACATGCGCCATTCGCGCATCAATCACATGCACTTGGATGGGATCTTTCTTGCTCCTTTCCTACTGTTTGCGAAACAgattaaatataattttaactGTTTCAAAAAGGTATTCATACACTTTTTAACCTAGATTTTTGTTCTAGATACGGTTATTAGTAATTAAACCTCGtgtcgtacaattcagggagtcaTCGTGCTCGTAATTTCAAATCACTCCcgcgattactccctgaattgtactccaATCAGTCcaattactactactactactattattatcattattattattatcatcatcatcatcatcatcatctttatcatcatcattattattatcattattattattattattattattattattattattattattattattattatcattattattattattactattattttggCTCGTTCACGACCGATAAGGAATGGGAGGATCAATTGAAGGGAAGATCCAAACATCTCATATGCTTTCAGCTTTCGTAGAAGAAGACGGTGGCACATTATATGGTGTCGAATGCCTTATCTGCTGTCGCCAGAAAATATATTTCTCTAGATCTCTTGCTGAAAGCTTCTCACCAATCGTCAGTAATCTTCAATCTTCCCGAACAACACTGCCTCGTTAAGAAACGTAAGAGACTCGTACACTCTGTTCTGAGGCTTTCGTGCATAGGAAAAGTATTTTCTTGCTGGTAATTATACAGGCCAAAGGCTTTGCTGGGATAATAAATTGAAAACGAATGTTCAATTCAAAAAATAGAATAACGGCCACTTACCAACTGATCATAATCATAAAATTCCAAATGACAGAGTAGATGATGTCAtgaaaagtaaaagaaatgTGTCTTAGGGAAATTCTTATtctgttaaaataaataatgctGTATGCATGGCATTAGTTCTTTTACTTAGTCGCCCCAACTATTCGCAGAAAGCTCCTCATTTACgaagagagaaaacaagacgAAACGGAATCCCGTAGC is part of the Montipora foliosa isolate CH-2021 unplaced genomic scaffold, ASM3666993v2 scaffold_432, whole genome shotgun sequence genome and encodes:
- the LOC137988869 gene encoding uncharacterized protein, yielding MTQLQLKHPNPQPAKSGSLLFGPIDDEFPESVYSGINGEMVRQGALRTKGSGGPCGVDANGFRRMLACKSFKQSSTKLCEAIASMAKTLCTQYIDPSTIEPLVASRLIPLDKGEGAVRPIGVGEVIRRICGKCVMNIAKRDVVEASGSLQLCAGQKSGSEAAIHAMHRIFEADDTDAVLLVDASNAFSALNRAAALHNIRVLCPVIAVYTINTYRHSARLFITGGKEITSAEGTTQGDPLAMALYALSIQPLITSLQAMSDAKQCWFADDASGAGTISEIKQWWDGLNTLGPDIGYFPNAKKCWIIAKPEKEALVREAFKDTVINMTVEGQKHLGAVIGLRDYLQEYVNEKVTSWVNEVAQLVEFARAQPQTSYAAYTFGLKHRWTYFLRTLHDIQDLLEPLEEAIYQVLIPAIVERKCSKLDRDVLALPVRLGGLGLSNPCHEAAREHASSIQVTSPLVEHIVAQTHQLPDESLMESGRLAVKRGRAEELSGIAENLKQIVPRKTKRALELAQEKGSSVWLTVLPLQEQGFNLSKREFRDAVK